In Malaclemys terrapin pileata isolate rMalTer1 chromosome 10, rMalTer1.hap1, whole genome shotgun sequence, the DNA window ACAGTCATTTGATGGTGGAAAATCATTATGAATAAAAATAGCTAACCAGACAGAGAAGGCTTTCTATAAACAAACCAAACATTATGAAGTCTCAGGTCCCAAATGTAGGGTAAAAGTCAAGCTCAATGTGGAACACCTGTCTGCAATAGGGCCTCTGCCATGTGTGACCTCTGCAGGATTTAAAAACCAGAATTAAGTAAACACCACCCAAGCAGACATAGCAGCAGTGAACACGGCTTGTCTACAACAAACACATCTCTCTCTTCAGGCTAGCATCCTTGTGTATGTAGAAATGACTGTTTGTTAGTGTCTATATTTGCTTTTAACCCTTTGGGTGTAGTTGTGTTCCCCATACTGGTGGCTTTTTTGTCCCTAGTCTTGTTTCTTAGTATAAAGAAGGCAAGCCATCACTAAAAGTCTAGGCAGTCATAGAGTGTGTTTTTCTCAGTTTTATTGTATTCATTTCATAACTTTTTTTGGTAAAACAAATCTACTGTACCTCTTAAACAGATTATTTGCATTTATTGTAGGCCTTGACCCTGCTGGTCCTTTGTTTGAAGGAATGTCACCAACAGACCGTTTATCTCCAGATGATGCAAACTTTGTAGATGCAATTCATACATTTACTCAACAGCACATGGGTCTCAGCGTAGGGATCAAGCAGCCAGTGGCGCATTTTGACTTTTATCCCAATGGAGGCACCTTTCAACCTGGCTGCCACATCATGCATGTGTATAATCACATTGCACAGTATGGAATCACTGGTAAGAAGTGCTTTTTGTCATGTCAAGGAAGCATTGCAGTTTGACTGACAGCAGCTCTGAGAAACTTTAAATGTCCATATGCAATTAAATAGCCTAAAGGATCACCCAATATAAACAACATACTGTAAAAGGGAGCTTTTCTTAGCTAGAAAATGATTATCTGATTTGTAAGATGCTCTAAGCACCCACAGTTTGCCTTGACTTGAGTGAGAGCTATGGgcacttagcacctctgaaaattaggacaCAAGCATCCTATCAACTATTTTGGAATGATTCCAAGGATACTTATTTTGGGTACTGAGGCAAGAGGAGAGTTTACCCTAATTAAGACAGACACATTTACAGTGCAATTagttatttaaaatcaaataaaattcaGTGCTGTACTACTTACCTCCtccgccccccaacccccaccctcctCATGACCCTCAGGTACTACCCTGCAAAGTGGACaaactcgctctctctctctctctctctctaggaccTTATTGCCAATTAGACAAGTAACAATCTAAGTTTTATATATAGAAGCTCTGTCCTAGTGTAGCTCAATGTAAATGTATAGAGACGCCCCGAAGGAGTTTGTTATTGCTGCGATATCCAGCCAGAAGACAAGGCACTCATGCAGAGTGACAATTAGAATGATTTGCTGAAACACCAGAACAGGGTAGAGTTTGCCCAGTATACTGCATtccaaaacattttcagctgttcTCACAATACCAAGAAATAAAGCTGTTAGATAGCCCATATCCGGCTTCAGCAGCTATGAATTAGGAAGTTCATGAGTGAGGATGTGTTTTTATAGTCTACCGTGGTATATATTAACcacacagagaggaaaataaGATCTAAAACTGTAATACTAAGGGAAAAGACTTACAAATTAGTTTCTACATGTGTCTCTGCAGGGATTGTCTAACTGATAGGATTTAATAGTAAATATGATGTGTTGAGAAGGATCAATAAGATTTCCATGGCAGCTTACTACACTGCTTTGTAACTGGCCTGGGAAGTGGAGACATGGGAATGTCAAGGGTTTTGCTATTGTATTTTCCAGGGATCACTCAGACAGTGAAATGTGCACACGAGAGGTCGGTTCATCTGTTCATTGACTCTCTACTGCATGATGATAAGCAAAGCATGGCCTACTGGTGCAACGACATCCACACCTTTGACAAAGGGATGTGCCTCAGTTGTAGGAAGAACCGGTGCAACACCCTGGGCTACAACATCAGAAAGGAGAGGCTCCAGAGAAACAGACGGCTCTTTTTGAAAACACGAGCACATGCGCCTTTCAAAGGTTAGTAGGTACACTTGCTAAGGTGCCCAAGTAGAAAATGAAGTGAGAGAATTAACTAGGTTTTTGGATCTTGTTAACTCATTTGCCTAAGTAATAAAATCAATAGGTAAAAATCAGTTTGTCCAGATAGTTGTGAATGCTAGTGGGCTTTTCCCCCCAGCCGTTCCATCAAGAGCTCTCTTAATATTTTAAGATGCTTATCACACAGTAACTGTGGATTCGTGGCTTCTAAGCTGCTCAGGTCCTGATCTGCAGAATTTTCTTATAGCTAACTCAAACCGAACAATTGGTATAACATATGCAGGCTGCCAGccaagccaaaaaaaaccccataattGCTCAGGGAGACCTGTAAGACCTCCCATTCTGACTGTGGTACAAATTTTATCTGTAATTAGTCTATAGCAGACACACAAATGATTACTTTTCAAACAGAAGACAGAACAGAATAGTGTGGGTTTTTATAGAGTGGAATTGTAGAAGTAAAATGAAGCTACTGGAATTCTAGTGTTATCTTCATTAAATCACTTTGTCAGGAGCACAGTATAACAGCTCACTATTTGAATTTGGAGAGAAAACATACAGAATTACACCAATTACTATTGGGAGGGGTGGAAATAGGTCTGATAGAGAATTATGGAATAGAGGCCTGTCTGCACTATAAAAATTGTCAAGGGACCTGGTTACATACTAACTACAACATGGGTTCTCAGCTTTGGGATTGAGACCTCCAAGGAGGATGGGAACAGGTGTCAGGGGTTCAAAGCCACCATAACCTTTCCATATAGCTATCAATAGGGAAGTCCTGGAATGGAAGAGGTTAAGACCCACTGAGTTACAACACAGTGGGCACACAATCCTATCTTGTAGTGTAAGCTGGGCCCCATGTTCCCAAACAATGATAAAAGTTGGATAGTCCAAGTCATTAGCATGATTCGGAAACACAGTAAGATCCCATCTACACGGCAAGACAGAATCGAGTTTAACCACATCCTAAGGCTATTGTACTGAACCATGTCCACTGACAATtgcttttgtagtgtagacgggGATTGGGTGGGAGTTTGAAATAGTAAAGTAACGAACACACCCCTTTTCATCACTCCCAAAGTCTTTGGTGGCATCCGCTTacctctggaaatcaggactGAGTCCTTCAGCCCAGAAGAGATAGAGAATTATGGAATAGAGGCCTGTCTGCACTATAAAAATTGTCAAGGGACCTGGTTACATACTAACTACAACATGGGTTCTCAGCTTTGGGATTGAGACCTCCAAGGAGGATGGGAACAGGTGTCAGGGGTTCAAAGCCACCATAACCTTTCCATATAGCTATCAATAGGGAAGTCCTGGAATGGAAGAGGTTAAGACCCACTGAGTTACAACACAGTGGGCACACAATCCTATCTTGTAGTGTAAGCTGGGCCCCATGTTCCCAAACAATGATAAAAGTTGGATAGTCCAAGTCATTAGCATGATTCGGAAACACAGTAAGATCCCATCTACACGGCAAGACAGAATCGAGTTTAACCACATCCTAAGGCTATTGTACTGAACCATGTCCACTGACAATtgcttttgtagtgtagacgggGATTGGGTGGGAGTTTGAAATAGTAAAGTAACGAACACACCCCTTTTCATCACTCCCAAAGTCTTTGGTGGCATCCGCTTacctctggaaatcaggactGAGTCCTTCAGcccagaaaaacaacaaggagtctggtggcaccttaaagactaacagatttatttgggcataagctttcgtgagtaaaaacctcacttcttcggacgcatagagtgaaagttacagatgcaggcattatatactgacacatggagagcagggagttacttcaagtggagaaccagtgttgacagggccaactcaatcagggtggatgtagtccactcccaataatagatgaggaggtgtcaattccaggagaagaaaagctgcttctgtaatgagccagccactcccagtccctattcaagcccagattaatggtgttgaatttgcaaatgaattttagttctgctgtttctctttgaagtctgtttctgaagtttttttgttcaataatagtgacttaaatctgtaatagaatgaccagggagattgaagtgttcacttactggcttatgtatgttaccattcctgatgtccgatttgtgtccatttattcttttgcggagggactgtccggtttggccaatgtacatggcagaggggcattgctggcacatgatggcatatatgacattagtggatgtgcaggtgaatgagcccacaagcatttcagatttggggacaatatataccttcaagtcagtggcactgctatgggtacccacatggccccacagtatgccaacatttttatggctgacttagaacaacgcttcctcagctctcgtcccctagtgcccctcctctacttgcgctacattgatgatatcttcatcatatggacccacggaaaggaggcccttgaagaattccccctggacttcaacaatttccaccccaccatcaacctcagcctggactagtccacacaagagatccacttcctggacactacagtacaaataagtgatggtcacataaacaccaccctataccggaaacctactgaccgctatacgctatatgcctccagcttccatccaagacacgtcacacgatccattgtctacagccaagccctatgatacaaccgaatttgctccaacccctcagacagagacaaacacctacaagatctttatcaagcatttgtaaaactacaatacccacctggggaaatgaggaaacagattgacagagcaagacgggtacccagaaatcacctactacaggacaggcccaacaaggacaataacagaacaccactggccatcacatacagcccgcagctaaaacctctccagcgcattatccacgatctacaacctatcctggaaaatgatccctcactctcacagaccttgggaggcaggccagtcctcacttacagacaaccccccaacctgaagcaaatactcaccagcaactacataccacaccacagaaacaccaacccaggaacctatccctgtagcaaacctcgttgcctactctgtccccatatctactctggcaacagcatcagaggacccaaccacatcagccacaccatcaagggctcattcacctgcacatccactaatgtcatatatgcccctctgccatgtacattggccaaaccggacagtccctccgcaaaagaataaatgaacacaaatcggacatcaggaatggtaacatacataagccagtaagtgaacacttcaatctccctagtcattctattacagatttaaaagtcactatcattgaacaaaaaaacttcagaaacagacttcaaagagaaacagcagaactaaaattcatttgcaaattcaacaccattaatctgggcttgaatagggactgggagtggctggctcattacagaagcagcttttcctctcctggaattgacacctcctcatctattattgggagtggactacatccaccctgattgaattggccctgtcaacactggttctccacttgcgaagtaactccctgctctccatgtgtcagtatataatgcctgcatctgtaactttcactctatgcgtccgaagaagtgaggtttttactcacgaaagcttatgcccaaataaatctgttagtctttaaggtgccaccagactccttgttgtttttgtagatacagactaacatggctaccccctgatacttgactccagcCCAGGTCATTTCCTACAAATAGATCTTACAATAGTTAAGATGATTTAACTACAGGTGGCAGACACACACCATCCCATTCATGACCCCCACAGCTGTGTGGGGGTGACAGAGCATTAGATAGTATGGGGCAGCTAGAgtaagagaggggaggggaaggaaaggaaaggcAGAGGCTGGCAGCTTGGGAAGACTGTAGGAGAAGGAGGAGCCAGAAGCaggctcctcccctttccccccactcaACAGCTCCTCCCTGTAGCGGAGCAGTTACCCCTCTCCTAGaaaaaaggctaggctgattggggaagcagccacagctggggccacgccccagtcaggccacacctggccctgttataagggctcagggaggagctgagtctgtctctctctagctgtggagagagatgGACCTAGCTACTGGGGAGAAAAGgatacctggagtggagcagtgctggggagctccagcctggcaactccccagacTGAGGCCTTGGGTAAAGGCCTATGCAGCTACTGGTGCTGGGAGGTGCCGCCTGGGAatgggcagaggcagctggtccgaccctcttgccgatgatgagtggccatgacagactgcagtttgccccagtgagtgggagcTAGATGataactggcagtagccactgaggccaggtgggtgggaggtttgggggttcccctgggaggggagacagagcatggtggggtactgctggggcagaaccctgaggtaaagggcacctaggcccgggagggacacggggggggggctaGCAACAGGCGAAACACTGGCCACCAGGAGGCGCTCCAagtgctggagagctaattcccaagataaccagcaggaggcaccatgccTGTGAGTCTTGCTTTGCTAcactcccctttctcctgctgctgccgccaccaaGCTCACGGGAACTAAAAAGAAAGAGGGAGGCGAGACTGTCTCTCTGTCCTCAGGGCTGTTGCCTGCATCACAGAGTATCAGCAGCTTGGGAATTGCAGGGGAAAGCCTGTACTGCAGGAGATTCTGCTCTGACTCCACAGATGCAATGTATGCCAATGTCAGTCTGGCCAATACTGTCTCACATCTTGTTAAAGAGAGTGAGAATTGTCTGAAGGAGACAATGTGTTcagtcctcctccctcctttCAGAAATAAGCTATTTATTACCACTTTGGATGCTAAGAGGttgccacagggaaaggagacACCCACATGGTTTGCACATCCCTAGAACAAGCTCTGCTTACGTACAGAACTATTGAATTTTGCTGCTTATACTTTGAGCACTGGGGACATCAGACTGCAATGTGTAATTCAATGTAATCCTTTCACACATTTTTGGGGTTCTTTTGAAAGATTTTTGGAAACCCTTCCTCTAATCCTCGTTTAAAATGCATGGCATTTGTTCCAAATGGGGAGGCTACATGCACAGCTCTGTCTCAGCAACTCAGATTGGACTGGATTTAATGcatatgaaaacagaaaaaagttgATTTTCTGAATTGCctatttgatttttaattatgATATGGAAAGCTAATTGTCATGGAGCACATCACTTACCTCTGGAcaggtgcctcctcctggtcattctggggattagctcgagGCCAACACCCCATCCATGGTCTGCACCCCATCACTCCTTCTCCACAGTCCACCTGCAACCCCTCTGTGTCAGGAGCCACTGCATCCTCTTCATGGCTCAGTTCTCTAGCCATGTGACTATCCgtgtttcccccttccaggggagtTTAGGTCATAGTTCaaccacttccccagtggtgacTGCAGTCAGTTGTCCTGCTACTTCCCCCAGTGGTGAGTGGGAGGGACCTAGGCCTGCTCACTACtatgggtcccagcccagggatcctctGAATTGCATTCACTTCCTGCAGTCCTTTGCCTCTACTATTGCTACATTTCCCTAGGCCACTTCCTTGTGGCCACAACACCCTCCTCCGTCTCAGCAGCCCATCTGGagctccttctcttctccccaggtTCCTGCCAGCATTGCTTTGTCCAAGCTGCTACAGGACTGCAGCTTACTCCAGACACAGTGCTCCCTCCTCAAGCACTGAGgctctttttatatgggcctgctgggcctTCAATGGATactcctcacagcccctctcctattggctgctttttgccacagccctctctagggctctattaaccccttactggccagtgtggggcagatgccccatcacactgctcaaaatatattttgacattttaggAGCCCCTAAGCAGTCACTCTTCACTTGTTCTTCAAAGCAAAAATTTATTTTGGGTCAGCATGGTAAGATCACCTTCAGGATCCATGATTAAACACTGCTTTTATAGTAAGGAATCTACTGACAAATGTGCCTTGGCAAAAGAAACAATCATTGGTATTGTTTTCTTACTGGCATCTGGAACTCTTTTCTTATCATGAGCCTTAACTCTGttgttcccattgacttgaatttcACTTTTAAAGACATTTCAGTTCCTGGAACTATTCCtgatataaaaagaaaaagccattCTCACAGACCTTTGGGATATCAAAAGGTCAAGGCCTTAACAAGACTTTTCTTTCATAGTAGCTGCAAAACAGTCTAACAACTGTGTAAGAATCTGTAACAAGTGATCTTGAAACACTTTCCCAAGAATGCTGTAAAGATCATGTGAAAAATTCAGACAGAAAATAATTAAGAAGCTCAATGTTATACTTCCTCGTAATCTTAATTTCTTTATGAAACTGGACATTCTATTCTTCAAGTTAATGACAGTATGGCCTGGAGTGAAAGCTGACctggtttcattaaaaaaatagcagATGTAAGAAAACACATTTATAATAGCGCCTTTCATCCTGAAAGATCAACGTGTTATACAGACTGCATGTATGTATGTAGAGGGGTCACTCACCTACCACTGAACTGCAGCCATTCTGTGAGAGTGATGCTACACATCAATTTTAAGGAGGGGGAGTGAATACCTTTCCACACTAACTATCAGGCAGTATTGGATAATAGTATGTAATTACCTGATCTGTAATTTGACCAGGAGAGCAGGATAAACACCTGTAACTCTTGCTAAATGTGCCTTGGAGGCGCGAATGCCCaaaattaggctatgtctacactatggggggggggtcgatttcagatacacaaattcagctacgggaatagcatagctgaattcgacgtatctgatcagacttatcccgctgtgaggacagcagcaAATTGACCACCGCAGCTCCctcgtcgacggcgcttactcctacctgggctggtggagtatgcgcatcgattcagggatcgattatcgtgtcccaacgagacgcaataaatcgatccctgagagatcgatttctacccgccgatctgggcgggtagtgaagacaagcccttagtcaggaCATCTGTTACAGGTCTTATCCAGCAGATAGCtaggaaaaaaacaaccttcatCCAGTGGGGACAGTGAAAAGGTTTTTGCCTTTAGCTTCTGCAGAAATATATTGGTATTTAATAACATGAACTTCCTTCCCAAGTCTCCAAGATCAGTGCAGGCCCAGCTTTAATTTCACATGGTTATGAGCATAGCATTTGTAAGAGGTGCAGTCTGATCTGATATACAGTGTCAGTAGGTTAAAACCTATTTAAAAATGATAGATTTGGTATTTAGTGGATGGATGGGTTTGAATACTTAGCCAAACCAACCAAGGGACCCATTCTATGCACCTCTCCAGCCTCAAGGTGCTGCtccaagcagcataaaggggccacATAGAAAGGGCAAAGTGCCAAGGAAAATTCCCCCAGACGCACAAGATCAGTATAAGACTGACATAAGCAGACCTATACTGTCCACCCTTCCAAGCCCCAGCCTGGAGGGGCGGGCCTGGTGAAGTAAGGAGTGTTTGCCCATAGGGCTCAGTGTTATGGGGGATACCAACAATTCATGAGTGTTATGTTTCTTAATTTAAAGCCATTTAATGTATTGGGGGCAGACAGAGAGTCATCTTGCTCAGAAATCCTCTGATAGATGGTACTATATGAATGGTTTCATCAGCTGATAATGGCTTTTCCACAGTAAATGAAACTACTTCTGTTACCATTACTTCTGACAGGCTGACCGGGCAGAGGATAGACAAAGTTGGGCATTCAAAGCTGTATGGCACAATTTGCACACAGTCAGACAATGATTTTCTGCAATTTGCTACATGTGAAAACTACATACGACACATACGCTGATATCTCAGCCACTCTTCTCCACAAATGCATCACTTTTTCAGTTCAAAGACTTTCCCAAACTCTCTTCTTCTAGAACCCATCAAACTTCAAAGCAGTAATGACATGTTTCTTATTGCAATGTGTTGAACAAAGTCATATTGTGAACAGATGCAAGTTAAGCACAATGTATCATTATGCCATCAAGAACAGTCATCTGTTTTGCTGGGAGATGTTCCAGCAGATCACGGTGAGCAAGGCTGACATCCAGAAGAGAGTTCTCAATCCACGTGACTACTCCACTGCCCTTCCCAGTCCACAAAAGgatttctatctatctatacagCTGTACAGAATCCAGGGAAGTCAAACCAGGAACTTACTCTGTGTGACACACATCAGAAATTCTCAGAATTAAATCTTCTGAAATCTGAAAGATTTCCCACAGAAAACTCCCGCCCACCCATTTCCCCTACACCACTCCCTATAAAGAGAGCAGCGGGGACCCAAAAACCTGTTGGCTAATGCTATTTGGCAATGATTAACAActgctgactttttaatggtgaccaatgtatttaataaaataaatgggaaatGATTTTCAAGTGTCTGCTCTGAACTGCAAATTTCTGCTATCACATGAGTATGCTGCCCGTATGACCATGACTCACCTTGCAATTTCTTCTCCTGTGCAGTTTACCATTATCAATTCAAGATACACTTCATCAATGAAATTCAAGAGAAGCAGGTAGAACCAACTTTTACTGTCTCTCTGACAGGCACTAAAGAAGATGCTGAAAATCTCCCCATCACCCTGTGAGTACTAGACACAAAGTCCCTAGTTTATTGTGGTGAAAAACGATGCTACATTTTCTAATACAGGCTCACTTGTATAATAAATATGCATCATTTGTTCTGAATTGCCTGGTTTAGTACAGTCTTCAATAGATGAACTGGAAAtcatgggggggcgggaaggaggacTTTTACAATGTTCATGAAAGTCTTGGTATGAAAAGTCACTATAAAATGAACTAGTCAATCTTAGAAGTTTTCTTGAACATTGAGTACAGCATCCTGTCCAGCCAAGTTCAGTCCATCCCAATGTGAGCAGTTGTAGAATGCTGGATCTATTTTGTGCAGTTAAAAGGCGATCTAACTAAAATGGGGAGGTTCACCAACCAGTATGGATGGCTGTTGTCATGAGTCTAGACACCACACAGTATCTCTGTATGTTATCATCTTATGCAtgcaggaaggagaagagaataGAGATAAGAGAAGAATATATCCCAAAAGGTTCCTCTCCCACCAGGCCCTTAGCCAGCTAACCACAGAGATAGAGCATTTGTGCATGGAGAGAAGTGAAAGACCCATCGCTAGCATACCCCACTTCCATTGCTATATGTCATTTAGACTTGACCATTACAGAGAATCTGAATTGACGTAAAAGCAAATGGGAACTTGGGAGGTACTTCCTGGAGAAATACTGAAATATCTGGTGTAGTTCCCCTCAGTTTAGACAAGTTTAGAGACATTTCTAGAGGGATTTTCTGCAAAATCTGGGTGCTCTGTTTTTCCACCGAGAGGGAGAGGGAGTTGGGTGCTGCTGGTAGGACAGACCTTCTTGTAGTGAAGAAGAGGCACAGAGGGACTCTGTTTTGGGGAATCTTTTCTCCTCCTGTCAGGAGTTACTGCTGCTCCACAAATAGTCCAGGCTCCTCCCATTTCTATCGGCTCTGTTTGACAAATCCTCACACTTCACCATCCCTGGAGGAGCAGAagccctggaggagctgtgagTTCCCCAGACCCGGGAGAAGGGAAACTCCTTCTGATTTTAGCAATGGAGGGGAACTGCCCCCACCCACTTTGATCCCCTACCTATATGGACAGTAATAACAAAAATTAAGTCCGTCAAGTAAGGTCTTTGAcgcagggactctctttttgttctgtgcttgtacagtgcctagcacactggggtcctggtccgtgactgggaCTCTTAggaactactgcaatacaaagaaCAAATAATATCGGTAGCTCAGTGGCTAATGTACTGACCAGTTTGTAAGTGGGAAGAGTACAACTTTATTTTAATAGTAAATGCACCACTGCTGTAGAATCTTGCAAGATTGTTTACAGTTAAAAAGTGCaggaagaaaaatacattttcttgaAGTGTTGTTTAGATATTAGTGTCATCTGCTCTACCTCTTCACATGGAAACCATAGATAGACCTATAATACAGAAACTCTCATTCACACACAGCACATTTCAGCATCCAGATCACTTTTGGTGGTTTTGCTTTTACAGCATTGAAGGCATTACAGGAAATAAAACCTATTCCTTTCTCATCACTCTGGACATCGACATTGGTGAGCTAATGATGATCAAATTCAAATGGGAAGGAACTGCAGTTTGGGAAAATATCTGGGACACAGTTCAAACTATCATCCCCTGGACAAAGGGCAACCGTCGACCAGGACTTATTGTAAAGACAATAAGAGTCAAAGCAGGAGAAACACAGCAAAAGTAAGTGTTATAGAAATCACTTTTTGGAGTAATTAAGGAGCAGTGTGGGCACAGACCTTAAATTATCAGGGATAAAATAACAAAGACTACAACTTTTGAGATGCGCAAAGAAAATAAACCTCTTTACTCCAATTCACTAAACACCACCCACTGTGTCTGTTCATCCCACTTGTCTGTCTCCCATATGAGTTCAAAATACCTCAGTGGGTGGGATAGGGAGACATAAGAGAACTTACAAAGTGAGCACAAACTGCTTTGTAGCaatggaaggaggggggagcaggcTTGGTTTTCACTCGCTATGTATAGCAGAAGCAGTCTTTGGTCTGCTCATATTTTGTGTATGTCGAGTACAAGGAGAGTGACATGGCTGTATCATAAATCCAGTTGTGATTCAAAATAGAGCTGAATTCAAGGATTAACGTGCACCTTTAGATATACCCAggcctgaaaaaaaatcacaggataTTTGTAGGCCTGAAACTGAACTTTTTAGATAATTGATTGCTACATGTGGACTCCTGTTCTCTGACAGCAGCCTCTTTACCAGCTGAACTCTTTGGAAGCAACAAGCTTTGAGCACTATGGGTATGTcgtcactgcagagttaactggaGCAATCGCCTGGGTTAGCCTAGCCCAGGAGTGGGCAGCCACTCTGCAAAACCCTACCTGAGTCACTCAGTCCTCCCTGGTGCTGCACGCACCCGTGGGAGTCAGTAGAACTCCTGGGGGCATTTCCCATGGTGCTTTACGCTGCAGTAATCTGAGCTGCTCTATGATCGTTTCCCAATGAACTCGGGAAATAGGGAGAGCTTGTCTGGCCTTCTGGGCACATGGAAGAATTGTGGGAAGACCTTTGAGACCTATCAGCACTTGAGTGGTTTCATCTGCAGGCTTATTACAAAGTAGGGGGCGACTTGCTC includes these proteins:
- the LIPC gene encoding hepatic triacylglycerol lipase isoform X1; the protein is MRSFRFLSLLLLFFIFTQANTHGGKKKEALGSQHQHIRIKKNQPSSATKFRLYTDTTEEGCLILFDQLETLDTCSFNTSLPLVMIVHGWSVDGMLEGWIWKMVAALKSQHKQTNVIIADWLTLAHQHYPIAAQNTRNIGQEIAGFLEWLEESVQFSRSNVHLIGYSLGAHVSGFAGSYISGTNKIGRITGLDPAGPLFEGMSPTDRLSPDDANFVDAIHTFTQQHMGLSVGIKQPVAHFDFYPNGGTFQPGCHIMHVYNHIAQYGITGITQTVKCAHERSVHLFIDSLLHDDKQSMAYWCNDIHTFDKGMCLSCRKNRCNTLGYNIRKERLQRNRRLFLKTRAHAPFKVYHYQFKIHFINEIQEKQVEPTFTVSLTGTKEDAENLPITLIEGITGNKTYSFLITLDIDIGELMMIKFKWEGTAVWENIWDTVQTIIPWTKGNRRPGLIVKTIRVKAGETQQKMTFCSQSVDNVHLHPAQEKTFVRCPNSSRRPKRKFRLART
- the LIPC gene encoding hepatic triacylglycerol lipase isoform X2 is translated as MQFQYLSSSGDDSPWMVDGMLEGWIWKMVAALKSQHKQTNVIIADWLTLAHQHYPIAAQNTRNIGQEIAGFLEWLEESVQFSRSNVHLIGYSLGAHVSGFAGSYISGTNKIGRITGLDPAGPLFEGMSPTDRLSPDDANFVDAIHTFTQQHMGLSVGIKQPVAHFDFYPNGGTFQPGCHIMHVYNHIAQYGITGITQTVKCAHERSVHLFIDSLLHDDKQSMAYWCNDIHTFDKGMCLSCRKNRCNTLGYNIRKERLQRNRRLFLKTRAHAPFKVYHYQFKIHFINEIQEKQVEPTFTVSLTGTKEDAENLPITLIEGITGNKTYSFLITLDIDIGELMMIKFKWEGTAVWENIWDTVQTIIPWTKGNRRPGLIVKTIRVKAGETQQKMTFCSQSVDNVHLHPAQEKTFVRCPNSSRRPKRKFRLART